A window from Candidatus Arthromitus sp. SFB-rat-Yit encodes these proteins:
- the lgt gene encoding prolipoprotein diacylglyceryl transferase, translating into MDKIAFPNLGLEFMVNKIAFSIFGVDIAWYAIIITIGIIVAMIISYRNAKSIGLDTERFMDMFFYMIVFGVIGARIYYVIFNFSLYKDNLLSVFNIREGGIAIYGAVLFGALTVFIYTKIKKQNFLDCTDCIVPGLAIAQGIGRWGNFINQEAYGYETNSLFGMSINEGNRIITVHPTFLYESVLNIFVFIVLIIFFNKYRKNSGEVTCIYGVLYGIGRFFIEGMRTDSLYLGAFRVSQIVSLVFVVIGIGLFMYLRSNNKIKE; encoded by the coding sequence ATGGATAAGATAGCATTTCCTAATCTTGGATTGGAATTTATGGTAAATAAGATTGCTTTTTCTATTTTTGGTGTAGATATTGCTTGGTATGCTATTATAATTACAATTGGTATTATAGTGGCTATGATAATTTCATATAGAAATGCAAAGAGTATTGGGTTAGATACTGAAAGATTTATGGATATGTTTTTTTATATGATAGTGTTTGGGGTAATAGGTGCGAGAATTTATTATGTGATATTTAATTTTAGTTTATATAAAGATAATCTTTTAAGTGTGTTTAATATAAGAGAAGGCGGAATTGCAATTTATGGTGCGGTATTATTCGGGGCACTTACGGTGTTTATTTATACTAAGATAAAGAAACAGAATTTTTTAGATTGTACAGATTGTATAGTTCCAGGGCTTGCAATTGCTCAAGGTATAGGAAGATGGGGTAATTTTATAAATCAAGAGGCATATGGTTATGAGACAAATTCACTCTTTGGTATGAGTATTAATGAAGGAAATAGAATTATAACAGTTCATCCGACTTTTTTGTATGAGAGCGTACTTAATATATTTGTGTTTATTGTTCTTATTATATTTTTTAACAAGTATAGGAAAAATTCTGGAGAGGTAACGTGTATATACGGAGTGCTCTATGGAATTGGAAGATTTTTTATAGAGGGAATGAGAACAGATAGTTTATATTTAGGAGCGTTTCGCGTATCGCAGATTGTATCGCTTGTATTTGTTGTAATTGGTATAGGATTATTTATGTATTTAAGATCTAATAATAAGATTAAAGAATAG
- a CDS encoding spore maturation protein, which translates to MNFLSSSFIPFIILFIVLYGIIKKVKVYEVFVEGAKDGLNICKNIFPYLLCMLLAIKVFRDSGMLDYIVNFIRPFLDMIGIPAEVVTQIFVKPLSGSGALGIYTDNIKTFGADSYLGVLSSVLMGSTETIFYTIALYFGSVKIKKIRHTLWTAIFSEIIGVIIAVNVTKIIFFN; encoded by the coding sequence ATGAATTTTTTATCATCATCGTTTATTCCGTTTATAATATTATTTATTGTTTTATATGGAATAATTAAGAAGGTTAAGGTTTATGAGGTGTTTGTTGAGGGAGCCAAAGATGGTTTGAATATTTGTAAAAACATATTTCCATATCTTTTGTGCATGCTTCTTGCTATAAAAGTTTTTAGAGATTCAGGTATGCTTGATTACATAGTAAATTTTATTAGACCTTTTCTTGACATGATTGGAATACCAGCTGAGGTTGTGACGCAGATTTTTGTGAAACCATTATCAGGAAGTGGAGCACTTGGAATATATACAGATAACATTAAGACATTTGGAGCAGACTCATATTTGGGAGTGTTGTCATCTGTGCTTATGGGCTCTACGGAAACTATATTTTATACAATAGCACTTTATTTTGGGAGTGTAAAAATTAAAAAAATAAGGCATACGTTATGGACAGCTATATTTTCTGAAATAATAGGAGTTATTATTGCGGTAAATGTAACTAAAATAATATTTTTTAATTAA
- a CDS encoding aminopeptidase P family protein, translated as MENIYLSRRKKLSSNMRNGDMCIIFSGKEVRISRDEYYDFNVDKNFYYLTGVKDKGIILFLRKINGDVKSTLFIEDRAEDMVKWIGKTILKDEAISISGVDEVLYIDEFYSFLNNIILSEESPTVYFDFDRDDHRHSYIYSEECANKLRVKYPHVNIKNIYSHIKNLRVIKDDYEISKIREAIDITKLGILNIMRNLKPNMYEYQIESYFDYMIKYSGASGYAFKSIVASGDNAVILHYIENNSKIKDGDLVLFDLGAEKDFYRADISRTFPSNGKFTDRQKEIYSIVLEAQLRVIDAICPGVSQSDLNEIAKEHLYLGLKRIGKISNRDELSNYYYHGIGHLLGLDTHDVGGRDFVYKEGMVVTVEPGLYLKDEGIGIRIEDDILVTKDGHEVLSEGIIKTVDEIEKFMGENCN; from the coding sequence ATGGAAAATATTTATCTTTCAAGGAGAAAGAAGCTTTCATCTAATATGAGAAATGGTGATATGTGTATTATTTTTTCAGGGAAAGAAGTTAGAATAAGCAGAGATGAGTATTATGATTTTAATGTAGATAAGAATTTTTATTATCTTACGGGTGTTAAAGATAAGGGTATTATATTATTTTTAAGGAAGATAAATGGGGATGTTAAATCTACGCTTTTTATAGAGGATAGAGCGGAGGATATGGTTAAATGGATCGGTAAAACAATATTAAAAGATGAGGCAATTTCTATAAGTGGTGTCGATGAAGTTTTATACATAGATGAGTTTTATTCGTTTTTAAATAATATAATTCTATCAGAAGAATCACCTACTGTGTATTTTGATTTTGATAGGGATGATCATAGACATTCTTATATATATTCTGAGGAGTGCGCAAATAAATTAAGAGTGAAGTATCCACATGTAAATATAAAAAATATTTATTCTCACATTAAAAATTTGAGAGTTATAAAAGATGATTATGAAATATCAAAAATTAGAGAAGCTATTGATATAACAAAATTGGGTATTTTAAATATAATGAGGAATTTAAAGCCTAATATGTATGAGTATCAAATAGAGTCTTATTTTGATTACATGATAAAGTATAGTGGAGCAAGTGGATATGCATTTAAATCTATTGTTGCATCTGGAGATAATGCTGTAATACTCCATTACATAGAAAATAACAGTAAAATTAAAGATGGTGATTTAGTTTTATTTGATCTTGGAGCGGAGAAGGATTTTTATAGAGCGGATATATCTAGAACTTTTCCGTCAAATGGGAAATTTACAGATAGGCAAAAGGAAATATACTCTATAGTTTTAGAAGCTCAGCTTAGAGTTATTGATGCGATTTGTCCTGGAGTTTCTCAAAGTGATTTAAATGAAATTGCAAAAGAACATTTATATTTAGGGCTTAAAAGGATAGGAAAGATATCAAATAGAGATGAGTTATCTAATTATTATTATCATGGGATAGGTCATTTGCTTGGTCTTGATACTCATGATGTTGGTGGAAGAGATTTTGTATATAAAGAAGGAATGGTTGTAACTGTTGAGCCAGGGCTTTATCTAAAAGATGAAGGTATAGGAATTAGAATAGAAGATGATATTTTGGTGACAAAAGATGGGCATGAGGTTTTATCAGAAGGTATAATTAAAACTGTTGATGAGATTGAAAAATTTATGGGAGAAAATTGTAATTAA
- a CDS encoding nucleoside recognition domain-containing protein, with the protein MINYIWFFMIGSGLIYSLVGNNGDKISKSILDSTSSTVTLIISLVGVMCLWCGIMKIAEESGITKKLANLLKPILKILFKEKNNERVMGHVVMNLTANILGLGNAATPFGIKAMEELDVVNENKNVASNDMALFLVLNANCIQLFPTTILSVRSIAGSVDHGGVILGIFITTFLTSIISIIICKLLQRIF; encoded by the coding sequence TTGATAAATTATATTTGGTTTTTCATGATAGGATCAGGTCTTATTTATTCATTGGTAGGAAATAACGGAGATAAGATAAGTAAATCTATTTTAGATTCTACATCATCAACTGTAACACTTATTATATCCCTTGTAGGTGTTATGTGTTTGTGGTGTGGAATTATGAAAATAGCAGAAGAGAGTGGAATTACAAAAAAACTTGCAAATTTGTTGAAACCAATACTTAAGATTTTATTTAAAGAAAAGAATAATGAGAGAGTGATGGGACATGTTGTGATGAATTTAACTGCAAATATATTAGGACTTGGAAATGCAGCAACACCATTTGGAATTAAAGCTATGGAGGAGCTTGATGTTGTAAATGAAAATAAAAATGTGGCATCTAATGATATGGCTTTATTTCTGGTATTAAATGCTAATTGCATACAATTATTTCCAACGACGATTCTTTCTGTAAGAAGTATTGCTGGTTCTGTGGATCATGGTGGGGTTATTTTGGGAATTTTTATAACCACGTTTTTAACTAGTATCATATCGATAATTATATGCAAGCTACTTCAGAGAATATTTTAG